A single genomic interval of Ammospiza nelsoni isolate bAmmNel1 chromosome 25, bAmmNel1.pri, whole genome shotgun sequence harbors:
- the PAFAH2 gene encoding platelet-activating factor acetylhydrolase 2, cytoplasmic: MGGMLALPPGQGPHQVGCTDVMVGHTRQGLFLRLFYPCLARAGAAEPLWVPRPEYCGGLADVTLGRRWCSALLGMAIGSCRVPVSWNGPLKPCSRGYPLIIFSHGLGTFRTSYSSICTELASWGFVVAALEHRDHSAATTYFCPAEAGTEEWIPFQRVPQGQKEFYFRNKQVHQRAQECVRALRLFRGIAGGTAAPAILPQDWDLSVLKDSLDLSKVAVMGHSFGGVTAVLALVKEPSFRCAVALDAWMFPLENLLYPEVPSPVLFINTEHFQTPESAAKMRSLSSRNSQTRIVTVLGTVHEGQTDLAFLPGRLFSLIFGRRGSLDPRRALTVTSRAALAFLQRHLELQEQFGQWDELLEGAGDSLVPGVPFGRSRL; the protein is encoded by the exons GGGCTCTTCCTGCGCCTGTTCTACCCGTGCCtggcccgggccggggccgcggaGCCGCTCTGGGTGCCCCGGCCCGAGTACTGCGGGGGCCTGGCCGATGTCACCCTGGGTCGGCGCTGGTGCTCCGCCCTGCTCGGCATGGCCATCG gctcctgcagagTCCCGGTGAGCTGGAATGGGCCCCTCAAGCCCTGCAGCCGTGGGTACCCCCTGATCATCTTCTCCCACGGCCTGGGAACCTTTCG GACCTCGTACTCCTCCATCTGCACGGAGCTGGCGTCCTGGGGCTTcgtggtggcagctctggagcacag ggACCACTCTGCTGCCACCACCTATTTCTGCCCGGCAGAGGCTGGCACGGAGGAGTGGATCCCCTTCCAGAGGGTGCCCCAGGGGCAGAAGGagttttatttcagaaacaaGCAG GTTCACCAGAGGGCCCAGGAGTGCGTGCGGGCACTGCGGCTGTTCCGGGGCATCgctggtggcacagctgcccctgccatCCTCCCCCAGGACTGGGATCTCTCTGTGCTGAAG GACAGCCTTGATCTGAGCAAGGTGGCCGTCATGGGCCATTCCTTCGGGGGCGTGACGGCGGTGCTGGCCTTGGTGAAGGAGCCCAGCTTCAG gtgtgccGTGGCTTTGGACGCCTGGATGTTCCCTCTGGAGAACCTGCTGTACCCAGAGGTGCCCAGCCCCGTGCTCTTCATCAACACTGAGCACTTCCAGACCCCCGAGAGCGCTGCCAAGATGAGGAGTTTGAGCTCCAGGAACAGCCAGACGAGGATTGTGACCGTGCT ggggacCGTGCACGAGGGCCAGACCGACCTTGCCTTCCTCCCTGGGAGGCTCTTCAGCCTCATCTTCGGCAGGAGGGGCAGCCTGGACCCTCGCAGGGCTCTGACCGTCACCAGCCGGGCTGCTCTGGCCTTCCTGCAGAGACACCTGG agctgcaggagcagtttGGACAGTGGGACGAGCTCCTGGAAGGCGCCGGGGACTCGCTGGTTCCAGGTGTGCCCTTTGGCCGCTCTCGCCTGTAG